One part of the Desulfonema ishimotonii genome encodes these proteins:
- a CDS encoding AAA family ATPase, producing MKILSVRFENINTLRGEWEIHFDRSPLADAGIFAITGPNGAGKTTILDAITLALYGKTARQKTGRTQVISPGTADGFAEVAFSVDGACYRSRWSVRRTGPPEMCLTADDGTVLADKISGVREEITRLTRLGFKRFCRSVMLAQGEFAAFLNAMDSERGEILENITGPEICEEFSQDILRRAEAAGEERLRLREAIENLPPVNDRQTDEIRERCDRIEAESDETDRLIADLEARKRRAARQAHLQDTCDTCQIALSQAQMKTEQIQPDLVRLEKARRAAPLQAEIDDLDAQKQAADAALETVKTLSSEIPALENRLREIEAEERANRAALEAAQTAMNDRADLIGEALALDRAIEEKERQFRENVEAYEASERKQNENLQQQSEIRQTISEALSRREETEAWLKKHAACEKLEAELPDITTRMAQLNQIREKRAAVQRRRESALTGTQKAADAVAKAERRVRVLKEKTEQLSAQNREKAGAVASLLEQGSARGLEEAWQQQKEKLAVCKQLLRLRKKYERQVTRKREDFLKTEKALTDAEAACGRLEERTQQAENIREVLAETVRRHEEILKFSAEREQLRAGEACPLCGAADHPFIRQGLPFDGDPRRALADQEEKLAALRSETEAHMAEMADYRSRLRVDTALREQWDRLCERLDERLSIENPERLKQVTQALRSEIRRQKTRLRVVRKGERQAEKMRHSVQRKADKLSEKTAALERLTHELSIQKGVVSALDGEIGTIQDEEAEQAKQLWTLLRKYGEAVPRSGETAALTQRLSDQKAEYGAQADRRDRSEREVRALEERAADLPEELRQLKEQTDTLAPLIKKIQDERTDLKEKRGALSGDGDPLAEKAALEDDIRTRTDSVREMASEKAQRMQTLSQKQALKQQAELSSREAEEKRDRLEKTLAARALSAGFNSIGEVREHMMPAPQQQEIEAARLAAERDIRQANVRLEKAREAFEASQARTPEAESPDAPDWELQEARKRRDTLADELSTVRQSLQQQEALKTEHQEKRAALESCEKEWQQLEAARSMVASGNESAMKTQVRQLVFERLIEQSNRYLESLNGRYAVRQSEGLGLDIRDAAQGGQTRPVSTLSGGESFLISLALALGLSDLAGESRRIGSLFIDEGFGYLDDDTLYRVIATLKKIRVSGKVVGVISHIRRMAEEIPTQIRISREPGGDARIEVIA from the coding sequence ATGAAGATACTGAGCGTCCGGTTTGAAAACATCAACACGCTGCGAGGTGAATGGGAAATTCATTTTGACCGGTCTCCGCTTGCGGATGCGGGGATCTTTGCCATTACCGGGCCGAACGGCGCAGGCAAAACCACCATTCTGGACGCCATCACCCTGGCGCTTTACGGAAAAACCGCCCGGCAGAAGACAGGCCGCACACAGGTCATCTCGCCGGGCACTGCGGACGGCTTTGCCGAGGTGGCCTTTTCCGTGGACGGGGCCTGCTACCGCTCCCGGTGGTCCGTCCGCAGGACCGGGCCGCCGGAAATGTGCCTGACCGCAGATGACGGGACCGTTCTGGCGGATAAGATCAGCGGCGTCCGGGAAGAAATCACCCGGCTGACCCGGCTCGGCTTTAAGCGTTTTTGCCGGTCTGTCATGCTGGCCCAGGGGGAATTTGCCGCCTTTTTAAACGCAATGGACAGCGAACGGGGCGAAATTCTGGAAAATATCACCGGCCCGGAGATCTGTGAGGAATTTTCACAGGACATTCTCCGCAGGGCCGAGGCGGCTGGCGAAGAGCGCCTTCGCCTCCGGGAAGCCATTGAAAACCTGCCCCCCGTAAACGACCGGCAGACCGATGAGATCCGTGAGCGCTGTGACCGGATCGAAGCGGAATCCGATGAGACGGACCGGCTGATCGCTGATCTGGAAGCGCGGAAAAGACGGGCGGCGCGTCAGGCCCACCTGCAAGACACATGTGATACGTGTCAGATCGCCCTTTCCCAGGCTCAGATGAAGACGGAGCAGATACAGCCGGATCTCGTCAGGCTTGAAAAGGCGCGGCGTGCGGCCCCGCTTCAGGCGGAGATTGACGACCTTGATGCACAGAAACAGGCTGCGGATGCGGCCCTGGAAACTGTAAAGACGCTCAGCTCCGAAATACCGGCCCTTGAAAACCGTCTCCGGGAAATTGAAGCCGAAGAGCGCGCCAACCGGGCGGCGCTGGAAGCGGCTCAGACAGCCATGAACGACCGGGCAGACCTGATCGGGGAAGCACTCGCGCTTGACCGGGCCATTGAAGAAAAGGAACGTCAGTTCCGGGAAAATGTCGAAGCATACGAAGCGTCTGAGCGAAAGCAGAATGAAAATTTGCAACAGCAGTCGGAAATCCGGCAGACCATCTCGGAAGCCCTTTCCCGCCGGGAGGAGACCGAGGCATGGCTGAAAAAACATGCAGCATGTGAAAAACTTGAAGCGGAACTCCCCGACATCACCACCCGCATGGCGCAACTGAATCAGATCCGCGAAAAGCGGGCCGCCGTACAGCGCCGCCGTGAATCCGCCCTGACCGGAACACAGAAGGCGGCGGATGCGGTGGCAAAGGCGGAGCGGCGGGTGCGGGTGCTGAAAGAAAAGACAGAACAGCTCTCCGCACAAAACCGCGAGAAGGCCGGCGCTGTTGCCTCTCTGCTGGAGCAGGGATCGGCCCGGGGGCTCGAAGAAGCCTGGCAGCAGCAAAAGGAGAAGCTGGCCGTCTGCAAGCAACTGCTCAGGCTCCGTAAAAAATATGAACGGCAGGTGACCCGCAAAAGAGAGGATTTCCTGAAGACCGAAAAGGCGCTGACGGATGCCGAAGCAGCCTGTGGCAGGCTGGAAGAGCGAACACAGCAGGCGGAGAACATCCGGGAGGTTCTCGCCGAGACGGTCCGGCGACATGAGGAGATCCTGAAGTTTTCAGCAGAACGGGAACAGCTCCGGGCGGGTGAGGCCTGTCCGCTGTGCGGGGCTGCGGACCACCCGTTTATCCGCCAGGGCCTCCCCTTTGACGGCGATCCGCGCCGGGCACTGGCGGATCAGGAAGAAAAGCTGGCGGCCCTCCGATCGGAAACAGAGGCGCACATGGCTGAAATGGCCGACTATCGCTCCCGGCTCCGGGTTGACACGGCGCTCCGTGAACAATGGGACCGATTGTGTGAGCGCCTGGATGAGCGCCTGTCCATTGAGAATCCCGAACGCCTGAAACAGGTCACACAGGCCCTCAGATCGGAGATACGGCGTCAGAAAACCCGGCTCAGGGTGGTCCGGAAAGGGGAGCGTCAGGCAGAGAAGATGCGCCATTCGGTTCAGCGGAAGGCCGACAAACTGTCCGAAAAGACGGCGGCATTGGAGCGGCTGACCCATGAACTCAGCATTCAGAAAGGGGTTGTGTCCGCCCTTGACGGAGAAATCGGGACAATTCAGGACGAAGAGGCCGAACAGGCAAAACAGCTCTGGACGCTGCTTCGGAAATACGGTGAAGCGGTTCCCAGATCCGGCGAAACGGCTGCGCTGACACAGCGGCTGTCAGATCAGAAGGCAGAATACGGGGCGCAGGCGGATCGGCGGGATCGTTCGGAGCGGGAGGTCCGGGCGCTTGAGGAGAGGGCTGCGGATCTGCCGGAAGAACTCCGGCAGTTAAAAGAACAGACCGACACCCTCGCGCCCCTGATTAAAAAGATTCAGGATGAACGGACCGATCTGAAAGAGAAGCGCGGCGCATTATCCGGTGACGGTGATCCCCTAGCGGAAAAGGCTGCGCTGGAAGACGATATCCGGACCCGAACCGACAGCGTCCGGGAGATGGCTTCGGAAAAGGCCCAGCGGATGCAAACCCTGTCTCAGAAACAGGCCCTGAAACAGCAGGCCGAACTGTCATCCCGGGAGGCGGAAGAGAAACGGGATCGCCTTGAAAAGACTCTCGCGGCCCGTGCCCTGAGCGCCGGTTTCAACAGCATCGGCGAGGTGCGGGAACACATGATGCCCGCCCCGCAGCAGCAGGAGATCGAAGCGGCCCGTCTGGCGGCAGAACGGGACATCCGGCAGGCAAACGTGCGTCTGGAAAAAGCCCGTGAAGCATTTGAGGCCTCTCAGGCCAGAACGCCCGAAGCGGAATCACCGGATGCCCCCGACTGGGAGCTTCAGGAGGCCCGCAAACGCCGGGACACCCTGGCGGACGAACTGTCAACGGTTCGCCAGTCCCTGCAACAACAGGAAGCGCTCAAAACCGAGCATCAGGAAAAGCGGGCGGCCCTTGAATCCTGTGAAAAGGAGTGGCAGCAACTGGAGGCGGCCAGAAGCATGGTGGCATCGGGCAATGAATCCGCCATGAAGACACAGGTGCGGCAACTGGTTTTTGAGCGGCTGATCGAACAGAGCAACCGCTATCTTGAGTCGCTGAACGGTCGGTATGCGGTCCGGCAGTCGGAGGGGCTGGGGCTGGACATCAGGGATGCGGCCCAGGGCGGCCAGACCCGGCCTGTGAGTACGCTTTCCGGGGGTGAAAGCTTTCTGATCAGTCTGGCTCTGGCCCTGGGGCTTTCCGACCTCGCCGGGGAAAGCCGCCGGATCGGGTCACTTTTTATTGATGAGGGCTTCGGCTATCTGGACGATGACACGCTGTACAGGGTCATCGCAACCCTGAAGAAAATCAGGGTCAGTGGCAAGGTGGTGGGCGTTATCTCCCACATCAGAAGAATGGCGGAAGAGATTCCCACCCAGATCCGCATCAGCCGGGAGCCGGGCGGCGACGCCCGGATAGAGGTGATTGCATAG
- a CDS encoding GNA1162 family protein, giving the protein MSGFYNRIAVRRRICRFVLGLLAMLLLAGCFGKTSIPCRSLGKSLLYGDLPRSVAVLPFNNHTDTEGISERVRTSFYSHLSTLPYRDVEFRIVDEKLREYGIRTQSALYKVPVTRLGRILGCDALVYGDVTEFQRIFAGIYSSMNVGAAIQIWDTRTGRKLWTDEYVIRNHEGGVPLTLVDLPLITVRSGMNLRQAAKIRAIDDLARQLVARIPKPRAVRYSETNIYEYELQVGAFFEPNRALRFQNTLRHKGYPAFIRKNTDAGGGVWHRVLLGPYKNREKALQVKKKIFQDFGANCLISRGNT; this is encoded by the coding sequence ATGAGTGGATTTTATAACCGCATAGCCGTCAGGCGGCGGATATGTCGCTTTGTACTCGGGCTGCTGGCGATGCTTCTGCTGGCCGGATGCTTCGGCAAAACGTCAATCCCCTGCCGGAGCCTGGGCAAATCCCTGCTTTACGGTGATTTGCCCCGTTCTGTGGCGGTGCTGCCCTTTAACAACCATACCGATACAGAGGGGATTTCCGAACGGGTGCGGACCAGTTTTTACAGCCACCTGAGCACACTGCCCTACCGGGACGTCGAATTTCGGATCGTGGATGAAAAGCTCCGGGAGTACGGTATCCGAACCCAGTCGGCCCTTTACAAGGTTCCGGTCACCCGTCTGGGCCGTATTCTGGGCTGCGATGCGCTGGTGTACGGGGATGTGACCGAATTTCAGCGGATATTTGCCGGTATTTACTCCTCCATGAACGTCGGAGCTGCCATCCAGATATGGGACACGCGGACGGGGCGCAAGCTGTGGACAGATGAATATGTGATCCGCAACCATGAGGGTGGCGTCCCCCTGACCCTGGTGGATCTGCCCCTGATCACTGTCCGTTCGGGAATGAACCTGCGGCAGGCCGCCAAGATCCGTGCCATAGATGATCTGGCCCGCCAACTGGTGGCGCGTATCCCCAAGCCCCGTGCTGTCCGCTATTCAGAGACAAATATCTATGAATATGAGTTGCAGGTGGGCGCATTTTTTGAGCCGAACCGGGCCCTTCGGTTTCAGAATACGCTCAGACATAAGGGCTATCCCGCATTTATCCGCAAAAATACCGACGCGGGGGGCGGGGTGTGGCACCGGGTGCTGCTGGGGCCGTATAAAAACCGTGAAAAGGCGCTTCAGGTGAAGAAAAAAATATTTCAGGATTTCGGTGCAAACTGCCTTATCTCGCGTGGAAATACCTGA
- a CDS encoding vWA domain-containing protein: MQWRYISVRMAMGPMVPDGNFEYPWALMLLFGIPLVFYRKRGGTARAFSAISLISSVPEPGWFRRHGPDLLGGLFLATAVLGIANFRYSASWQGTELESRWIMMVQDLSGSMNRPAGGGGGKTLGDAALAGIRAFIDMREADDLIGLIAFSSYAKLISPPTFDKKVLKQKLGLLDRTSDSVIFRELTAGGATNASYATWLALCTFFMLLPEEHQLTFEEMDDFRYALLGTTLESVSIPEKLRRAEFGHGMAVVLFTDGRIEAGKSDADVRKGLPNFVNVIKLMRKLGIKFYLIALNRDVHPDVRSALEERPDGEGAGRIFYMPRGFSPEKIAEVYEKIHRMEKNRLLVRFYKKQKATRGIFALAAAILLAAYGFLTVSPGFRRV; this comes from the coding sequence TTGCAATGGCGATACATATCGGTTCGGATGGCGATGGGGCCTATGGTGCCTGACGGGAATTTTGAATATCCCTGGGCGCTGATGCTCCTGTTCGGCATCCCGCTGGTCTTTTACCGGAAGCGCGGCGGAACGGCCAGGGCATTTTCTGCAATATCGCTTATCAGCAGCGTCCCCGAACCCGGATGGTTCAGACGGCACGGCCCGGATCTGCTGGGCGGGCTGTTCTTGGCCACCGCCGTTCTGGGAATTGCCAATTTCCGGTATTCGGCTTCCTGGCAGGGCACGGAACTGGAATCCCGGTGGATTATGATGGTTCAGGATCTCTCCGGGTCCATGAACCGGCCTGCGGGGGGCGGAGGCGGTAAAACCCTGGGTGATGCCGCACTGGCAGGCATCCGGGCTTTTATCGATATGCGGGAGGCCGACGACCTGATCGGCCTGATCGCCTTTTCCAGCTATGCCAAGCTGATTTCGCCGCCCACCTTTGATAAAAAAGTCCTGAAACAGAAGCTCGGCCTGCTGGACCGGACCTCAGACTCGGTGATCTTCCGGGAACTGACCGCAGGCGGGGCCACCAACGCCTCATATGCCACATGGCTGGCCCTCTGCACATTTTTCATGCTGCTCCCGGAAGAACACCAGCTTACCTTTGAGGAGATGGACGATTTCCGGTATGCGCTTCTGGGCACAACCCTTGAGTCCGTAAGCATCCCTGAAAAACTGAGGCGGGCGGAATTCGGCCATGGCATGGCGGTGGTGCTGTTCACCGATGGCCGGATCGAAGCAGGCAAAAGCGATGCGGATGTGCGAAAGGGGCTGCCCAATTTTGTCAATGTGATAAAGCTGATGCGGAAGCTTGGGATAAAATTCTACCTGATCGCCCTGAACCGGGACGTTCACCCGGATGTCAGATCAGCCCTTGAAGAGAGGCCGGACGGTGAGGGGGCCGGGCGGATTTTTTACATGCCACGGGGGTTCAGCCCGGAGAAAATAGCGGAAGTGTATGAAAAAATTCACCGGATGGAGAAAAACCGGCTTCTGGTCCGGTTTTACAAGAAACAGAAGGCGACACGGGGCATCTTCGCCCTGGCCGCGGCCATTCTGCTGGCCGCATACGGCTTTCTCACGGTGTCTCCCGGCTTCAGGCGGGTGTAG
- the purB gene encoding adenylosuccinate lyase has protein sequence MEISALEAISPVDGRYRRATEKLGNYFSEGALIRYRVQVEIEYFIALCELPLPQLTAFDATRFGALRAVYREFTPEDGAKIKGIEKITNHDVKAVEYFIKEKFDALGLADYKEFIHFGLTSQDVNNTAVPLSLKDAWQDVLEPALGDVIAQITEKAQAWKAIPMLARTHGQPASPTSLGKEIYVFADRLSRQMELIRTVPFSAKFGGATGNFNAHHVAYPDTDWIAFGERLVNDVLGLSRSKVTTQIEHYDNLGAFFDNLKRINTILIDMNRDIWAYISMEYFKQKIKAGEVGSSAMPHKVNPIDFENAEGNLGIANAIFEHLSAKLPISRLQRDLTDSTVIRNIGVPIAHTMIALGSLRRGLSKLILNEAKLRADLQDNWAVVAEAIQTILRREGYPNPYEALRDLTRTNARMDQQVIADFIRTLNVSEAVRSELLNITPETYTGIYSF, from the coding sequence ATGGAAATTTCAGCACTTGAGGCAATTTCACCGGTAGATGGCCGTTACCGGCGGGCTACTGAGAAATTAGGCAATTACTTTTCCGAGGGCGCGCTGATCCGGTATCGCGTGCAGGTGGAAATCGAGTATTTTATCGCCCTGTGTGAGCTGCCGCTGCCGCAGCTGACCGCATTTGACGCAACCCGTTTCGGGGCGCTCCGGGCTGTTTACAGAGAATTTACCCCGGAAGACGGCGCCAAGATCAAGGGCATCGAGAAGATCACCAACCACGATGTCAAGGCGGTGGAATATTTCATCAAGGAGAAATTCGACGCCCTGGGGTTGGCGGATTACAAGGAGTTTATCCACTTCGGACTCACCTCCCAGGATGTGAACAACACGGCTGTGCCCCTCTCCCTGAAAGATGCCTGGCAGGACGTTCTGGAACCCGCGCTGGGCGATGTGATCGCCCAGATCACCGAAAAGGCACAGGCCTGGAAGGCGATTCCCATGCTGGCCCGGACCCACGGCCAGCCGGCATCGCCCACCAGTCTGGGGAAAGAGATCTATGTGTTCGCCGACCGGCTCAGCCGCCAGATGGAACTCATCCGAACCGTCCCGTTCTCCGCCAAATTCGGGGGGGCCACCGGCAATTTCAACGCCCACCATGTGGCCTATCCCGACACAGACTGGATCGCCTTCGGGGAGCGGCTGGTCAACGATGTTCTCGGCCTGAGCCGCTCCAAAGTGACCACGCAGATTGAACATTATGACAACCTGGGGGCCTTTTTCGACAACCTGAAGCGGATCAACACCATTCTGATCGACATGAACCGGGATATCTGGGCCTACATCTCGATGGAGTACTTCAAACAGAAGATCAAAGCCGGAGAAGTCGGCTCATCCGCCATGCCCCACAAGGTCAATCCCATTGATTTTGAAAACGCCGAGGGCAACCTGGGCATTGCCAATGCGATTTTCGAACATCTTTCCGCCAAGCTGCCCATTTCCCGCCTGCAACGGGATCTGACCGACTCCACGGTGATCCGGAACATCGGCGTGCCCATTGCCCACACAATGATCGCCCTCGGATCGCTTCGGCGGGGGCTGAGCAAGCTGATCCTCAACGAGGCAAAGCTCCGGGCTGATTTGCAGGACAACTGGGCCGTGGTGGCCGAGGCGATTCAGACGATTCTGCGGCGGGAGGGCTATCCCAACCCCTACGAGGCGCTCAGAGACCTGACCCGGACCAATGCCCGGATGGATCAGCAGGTCATTGCCGATTTTATCCGAACCCTGAATGTTTCAGAGGCAGTCAGATCGGAGCTGCTGAACATTACGCCTGAAACCTACACCGGTATTTACAGCTTCTGA